Proteins encoded by one window of Acinonyx jubatus isolate Ajub_Pintada_27869175 chromosome X, VMU_Ajub_asm_v1.0, whole genome shotgun sequence:
- the PLXNB3 gene encoding plexin-B3 isoform X5, with protein sequence MREILSSGTRVPVMAPRPPLGPHLLLVLLLCPPPPLAVARHFSAPNTTFNHLALAPGRGTIYVGAVNRLFQLSPELQLEAVAVTGPVFDSPDCVPFRDPADCPQARLTDNANQLLLVSSRAGELVACGQVRQGVCEKRRLDDVAQVLYQAEDPGDGQFVAANAPGVATVGLVVPTPGRDLLLVARGLAGKLSGGVPPLTVRQLAGPQPFSSEGLGRLVVGDFSDYNNSYVGAFANARSAYFVFRRRGARAQAEYRSYVARLCLGDANLYSYVEVPLTCQGQGLIQAAFLAPTTLLGAFAAGPSGAQAALCAFPLAELDGSMDRARRLCYTAGGRGPSGTEEASVEYGVTSRCVALPPDSPESYPCGDEHTPSPIAGRQPLEARPLLQLRQPISAVTGLQADGHTIAVLGDTQGQLHKVFVNGSRGQVYHSQQVGLLGSAISPDLLVDGRGSHLYVLTAQRVDRVPVAACPQFPDCASCLQARDPLCGWCVLQGRCTRKGQCDRAAQANQWLWSYEDSQCPHVQILLPAHRPRQEQGVVTLSVPRLPTLAMDEYFHCAFGDYDSLAHVEGPHVACITPPQDQLPLNPPGTDHVTLPLALMFEDVAVAATNFSFYDCSAVQALEAAAPCRACVGSLWRCHWCPRSSRCVYGEHCPEGEVTVYSAQETDVQVRGPGACPRVEGPAGPLLVPVGWESRLALRVRNLQHFGSLPASYHCWLELPGELRRLPASLEETAGDVGLIYCQAQQFYPSMAQQELPVPIYITRGKGQRLDNAHALHVTLYDCAVGHPDCSRCQAANGSLGCLWCSHGQPACRYGPLCPPGAVELLCPTPSIDAIEPLTGPPEGGLALTIWGSNLGRDFAEVRDAVNVAGRPCSPEPSLYRTSARIVCVTSPAPNGTTGPVQVAIKNRPPGVSTQHFTYQDPVLLSLSPQWGPQAGGTQLTIHGQHLQTGGNVSVFVGGQPCPIREPVCPEAIVCHTMSQASPGEAVVRVVFGHAQRTLPTSPFHYTANPQLVAAEPSVSFRGGGRLIRARGTGLDVVRQPLLSVWLEAPAEMQVAGARPPASTPTRSCGAPAAAPQACIQLEGGLLQCSTVCSVNSSSLLLCQSPAVPDGAHPQRVFFTLDNVHVDFASASGGQDFLYQPNPRLAPLSREEPARPYRLKPGNVLDVEGQGLNLGISKEEVRVHIGDGECLVKTLTLTHLYCEPPSRAPQPANGSSSLPQFVVQMGNVRLALGPVQYETEPPLSAFPVEAQVGLGMGAAVLIAAVLLLTLMYRHKSKQALRDYQKVLVQLENLEIGVGDQCRKEFTDLMTEMTDLSSDLEASGIPFLDYHTYAERVFFPGRGGCPLQPAPEGPGEEGRRAPVRQGLTQLSNLLNSKLFLLTLIHTLEEQPGFSQRDRCHVASLLSLALHGKLEYLTDIMRTLLSDLAAHYVHKNPKLMLRRTETMVEKLLTNWLSICLYAFLKEVAGEPLYMLLRAIQYQVDKGPVDAVTGKAKRTLNDSRLLREDVDFRPLTLMVLVGPRAGGAAGSGAAQRVPARVLDTDTITQVKEKVLDQVYKGTPFSQRPSVHALDLEWRSGLAGHLTLSDEDLTSVTQNHWKRLNTLQHYKVPDGATVRLIPQLHKGGAVSQSLAQSCPLGENTPMLEDGEEGGVHLWHLVKATEEPEGAKARRSSLRERERERARAKAIPEIYLTRLLSMKGTLQKFVDDTFQAILSVNRPVPIAVKYLFDFLDELAEKHGIEDPETLHIWKTNSLLLRFWVNALKNPQLIFDVRVSDNVDAILAVIAQTFIDSCTISEHKVGRAHPYPEQDSPVNKLLYAREIPRYKQMVERYYSDIRQSSPASYQEMNSALAELSGNYTSAPHCLEALQELYNHIHRYYDQIIGALEEDPVGQKMQLACRLQQVAALVENKVTDL encoded by the exons ATGAGAGAAATTCTTTCCTcgggcacacgt GTACCTGTGATGGCTCCCCGGCCTCCCCTCGGGCCCCACCTCCTGCTCGTGCTGCTGCTGTGCCCGCCGCCGCCCCTGGCCGTGGCCCGTCACTTCTCCGCCCCCAACACCACCTTCAACCACTTGGCCCTGGCCCCTGGCCGCGGCACCATCTACGTGGGCGCCGTGAACCGCCTCTTCCAGCTCAGCCCCGAGCTGCAGCTGGAGGCCGTGGCTGTCACCGGCCCTGTGTTCGACAGTCCCGACTGCGTGCCCTTCCGTGACCCGGCGGACTGCCCGCAGGCCCGGCTCACCGACAACGCCAACCAGCTGCTGCTGGTGAGCAGCCGGGCCGGGGAGCTCGTGGCCTGCGGGCAGGTGCGGCAGGGCGTGTGTGAGAAGCGGCGCCTTGACGATGTGGCCCAGGTGCTGTACCAGGCCGAGGACCCTGGCGACGGGCAGTTCGTGGCCGCCAATGCCCCGGGGGTGGCCACGGTGGGCCTGGTGGTGCCTACGCCAGGCCGGGACCTCCTGCTGGTGGCCAGAGGCCTGGCGGGCAAGCTGTCGGGAGGGGTGCCGCCCCTGACCGTGCGCCAGCTGGCCGGGCCGCAGCCTTTCTCCAGCGAGGGCCTGGGCCGCCTGGTGGTGGGCGACTTCTCGGACTACAACAACAGCTACGTGGGGGCCTTTGCCAACGCCCGCTCCGCCTACTTCGTCTTCCGCCGCCGGGGCGCACGGGCGCAGGCCGAGTACCGCTCCTACGTGGCCCGGCTCTGTCTCGGGGATGCCAACCTTTACTCCTACGTGGAGGTGCCCCTCACCTGCCAGGGCCAGGGCCTCATCCAGGCTGCCTTCCTCGCCCCGACCACCTTGCTGGGGGCATTTGCCGCAGGCCCCAGCGGGGCGCAGGCGGCCCTGTGCGCCTTTCCCTTGGCTGAGCTGGACGGGAGCATGGACCGGGCCCGGCGCCTTTGCTACACGGCGGGTGGCCGGGGCCCCAGCGGCACGGAGGAGGCCTCCGTGGAGTATGGAGTCACGTCTCGCTGTGTCGCCCTGCCCCCC GACTCCCCCGAGTCATACCCCTGCGGTGACGAGCACACGCCCAGCCCCATTGCTGGCCGACAGCCCCTGGAGGCCAGGCCGCTGCTGCAGCTCCGGCAGCCCATCAGTGCCGTGACAGGCCTCCAGGCAGATGGGCACACGATAGCTGTCCTGGGGGACACCCAGGGGCAGCTGCATAAG GTCTTTGTCAACGGCTCCCGAGGCCAGGTGTACCACTCCCAGCAAGTGGGGCTTCTGGGCTCAGCTATCAGCCCAGACCTGCTGGTGGACGGCAGGGGCAGCCACCTCTACGTCCTGACTGCCCAGCGG GTGGACCGGGTGCCCGTGGCAGCGTGCCCCCAGTTCCCTGACTGTGCCAGCTGCCTCCAGGCCCGGGACCCGCTGTGCGGCTGGTGCGTCCTCCAGGGCAG GTGTACCCGCAAGGGCCAATGCGACCGAGCAGCCCAGGCCAACCAGTGGCTGTGGAGCTACGAGGACAGCCAATGCCCGCATGTGCAGATCTTGCTGCCGGCCCACCGCCCGCGCCAGGAGCAGGGCGTG GTCACCTTGTCTGTCCCTCGGCTGCCCACCCTGGCCATGGATGAATACTTCCATTGCGCCTTTGGGGACTACGACAGTTTGGCTCACGTGGAAGGGCCCCACGTAGCCTGCATCACTCCTCCCCAAGATCAGCTGCCTCTTAACCCTCCAGGCACAG ACCACGTCACCTTGCCCCTGGCTTTGATGTTTGAGGACGTGGCCGTGGCCGCCACCAACTTCTCCTTCTACGACTGCAGCGCTGTCCAGGCCTTGGAGGCGGCCGCCCC gtGCCGCGCTTGTGTGGGCAGCCTCTGGCGGTGCCACTGGTGCCCACGGAGCAGCCGCTGTGTGTACGGGGAGCACTGCCCAGAGGGGGAGGTGACCGTCTACAGTGCCCAGGAG ACGGATGTCCAGGTGCGTGGCCCAGGGGCCTGTCCCCGGGTGGAGGGCCCAGCGGGTCCCCTCCTGGTGCCTGTCGGTTGGGAGAGCCGTTTGGCCCTGCGCGTGCGGAACCTTCAGCATTTTgga AGCCTGCCCGCCTCGTACCACTGCTGGCTGGAGCTGCCCGGAGAACTTCGAAGGCTGCCGGCCTCTCTGGAAGAGACGGCCGGGGACGTGGGCCTCATCTACTGCCAGGCCCAGCAG TTCTACCCCTCCATGGCCCAGCAGGAGCTCCCGGTGCCCATCTATATCACCCGGGGCAAGGGGCAACGGCTGGACAATGCCCACGCTCTTCATG TGACCCTGTATGACTGTGCTGTGGGCCACCCCGACTGCAGCCGCTGCCAGGCGGCCAACGGAAGCCTGGGCTGTCTGTGGTGCAGCCACGGGCAGCCCGCCTGTCGCTACGGTCCTCTATGCCCCCCCGGGGCCGTGGAGCTGCTGTGTCCCACGCCCAGCATCGACGCA ATCGAGCCCCTGACCGGGCCCCCCGAGGGCGGCTTGGCCCTCACCATCTGGGGCTCCAACCTGGGCAGGGACTTTGCTGAGGTGCGAGACGCCGTGAATGTGGCTGGCCGGCCCTGCAGCCCTGAGCCCTCCCTCTACCGCACCTCTGCCCG GATTGTGTGCGTGACATCCCCTGCCCCCAACGGCACCACAGGGCCAGTCCAAGTGGCCATTAAGAATCGGCCACCAGGCGTCTCAACCCAGCATTTCACCTACCAG GACCCCGTCCTGCTGAGCCTGAGCCCCCAGTGGGGCCCCCAGGCAGGGGGTACCCAGCTCACCATCCACGGGCAGCACCTGCAGACAGGAGGCAACGTCAGCGTCTTTGTGGGTGGACAACCCTGTCCTAT ccGGGAGCCGGTGTGTCCCGAGGCCATTGTGTGCCACACCATGTCCCAGGCCAGCCCAGGAGAAGCTGTGGTTCGAGTGGTGTTTGGCCACGCCCAGCGCACGCTGCCCACCAGCCCGTTCCACTACACCGCCAACCCCCAGCTTGTGGCGGCAGAGCCCAGCGTCAGCTTCCGGGG GGGCGGGCGGCTGATCCGAGCCAGGGGCACGGGCCTGGACGTGGTGCGGCAGCCCCTGCTGTCCGTGTGGCTGGAGGCCCCGGCGGAGATGCAGGTCGCAGGGGCCCGGCCCCCGGCCTCAACCCCGACGAGGAGCTGCGGGGCCCCCGCTGCAGCCCCCCAGGCTTGTATCCAGCTCGAGGGAGGCCTGCTGCAG TGCTCCACCGTCTGTTCCGTCAACTCGTCCAGCCTCCTCCTGTGCCAGAGCCCTGCCGTGCCAGACGGGGCGCACCCGCAGCGGGTCTTTTTCACCCTAGACAACGTGCACGTAGACTTCGCCAGCGCCAGCGGGGGCCAGGACTTCCTGTACCAGCCCAACCCCCGCCTGGCCCCCCTCAGCCGCGAGGAGCCCGCCCGCCCCTACCGCCTCAAGCCGGGCAACGTCCTGGACGTGGAG GGCCAGGGCCTCAACCTGGGGATCAGCAAGGAGGAGGTGCGCGTGCACATCGGTGACGGCGAGTGCCTGGTGAAGACCCTCACGCTCACCCACCTCTACTGCGAGCCACCGTCGCGGGCCCCCCAGCCAGCCAACGGCTCCAGTAGCCTGCCGCAGTTCGTG GTTCAGATGGGCAACGTGCGCCTGGCCCTGGGCCCCGTCCAGTACGAGACTGAGCCCCCTCTGTCCGCCTTCCCTGTGGAGGCCCAGGTGGGCCTGGGCATGGGCGCGGCGGTTCTCATTGCCGCTGTACTCCTCCTCACTCTCATGTACAG GCACAAGAGCAAGCAGGCCCTGCGGGACTATCAGAAGGTTCTGGTGCAGCTGGAGAACCTGGAGATTGGCGTGGGTGACCAGTGCCGCAAGGAGTTCACAG ACCTGATGACCGAGATGACCGACCTCAGCAGTGACCTGGAGGCCAGCGGGATCCCCTTCCTAGACTACCACACGTATGCCGAGCGAGTCTTCTTCCCAGGGCGCGGCGGCTGCCCATTGCAGCCCGCACCCGAGGGGCCTGGCGAAGAGGGCCGCCGTGCCCCCGTGCGCCAGGGCCTGACGCAGCTCTCCAACCTGCTCAACAGCAAGCTCTTCCTCCTCACG ctcaTCCACACCCTGGAGGAGCAGCCCGGCTTCTCCCAGCGGGACCGCTGCCACGTGGCTTCTCTGCTGTCTCTGGCGCTGCACGGCAAGCTTGAGTACCTGACTGACATCATGAGGACTCTGCTAAGTGACCTGGCCGCCCATTACGTGCACAAGAACCCCAAGCTCATGCTGCGCAG GACAGAGACCATGGTAGAGAAACTGCTTACCAACTGGCTGTCCATCTGTCTCTACGCCTTCCTGAAG GAGGTGGCCGGTGAGCCGCTGTACATGCTCCTCCGGGCCATCCAGTACCAGGTGGACAAGGGCCCCGTGGACGCCGTGACCGGCAAGGCAAAACGGACCCTGAATGACAGCCGCCTGCTTCGGGAGGATGTGGACTTCCGGCCCCTGACGCTGATGGTGTTGGTGGGCCCCAGGGCCGGCGGGGCCGCGGGGAGCGGTGCGGCACAGCGCGTGCCTGCCCGGGTGCTCGACACAGACACCATCACCCAGGTCAAAGAGAAGGTGTTGGACCAAGTCTACAAGGGCACCCCCTTCTCCCAAAGGCCCTCAGTGCACGCCCTAGACCTCG AGTGGCGCTCGGGTCTCGCTGGTCATCTGACCCTGTCAGATGAAGACCTGACCTCGGTGACCCAGAACCACTGGAAGAGACTCAACACCCTACAGCACTACAAG GTCCCAGACGGAGCCACAGTGAGGCTCATCCCCCAGCTGCACAAGGGAGGCGCCGTCTCCCAGAGCCTGGCCCAGAGCTGCCCCTTGGGGGAGA ACACCCCCATGCTGGAGGATGGCGAGGAGGGCGGGGTCCACCTCTGGCACCTGGTGAAAGCCACCGAAGAGCCGGAAGGGGCTAAGGCCCGGCGCAGCAGCCTGAGGGAGCGAGAACGGGAGCGGGCGCGCGCGAAGGCAATTCCAGAAATCTACCTCACCCGCCTGCTCTCCATGAAG GGCACGCTGCAGAAGTTTGTGGACGACACGTTCCAGGCCATCCTCAGCGTGAACAGGCCCGTGCCCATAGCCGTCAAGTACCTGTTCGACTTCCTGGACGAGCTGGCAGAGAAGCATGGCATTGAGGACCCGGAGACCTTGCACATCTGGAAGACTAACAG CCTGCTGTTGCGATTCTGGGTGAACGCCCTGAAGAACCCACAGCTCATCTTTGACGTGCGCGTGTCAGACAACGTGGACGCCATCCTGGCGGTCATCGCCCAAACCTTCATCGACTCCTGCACTATCTCGGAGCATAAAGTGGGCCGG GCCCACCCCTACCCGGAGCAGGACTCCCCAGTGAACAAACTGCTGTATGCCCGGGAGATCCCTCGCTACAAGCAGATGGTGGAGAG ATACTACTCCGACATCCGCCAGAGCTCCCCGGCCAGCTATCAGGAGATGAACTCGGCTCTGGCCGAGCTCTCTGGG AACTACACATCAGCCCCCCACTGCCTGGAAGCTTTGCAAGAGCTCTACAACCACATCCACAGGTATTACGACCAG ATCATCGGTGCCCTGGAGGAGGATCCCGTGGGCCAGAAGATGCAGCTGGCCTGCCGCCTGCAGCAGGTAGCAGCCCTGGTGGAGAACAAAGTGACGGACCTGTGA